The genomic DNA GTGATTGCCTCCCGGCTTTCGGAACGCCCCGGCGTGCGGGTGTTGTTGCTGGAGGCGGGAGCCCGGGACGCAACCGAGACGATGGCATCTCCTTGGGGCTTCCTGGGGTTTGACCCGTCATCCCTCTGGCTGAGCGCCTCGACCGTGCAGGCCGGTACAGGCAGGGCCGCTGACGTGCTGCGCGGCAAGGCGCTCGGCGGATCGTCGAGCATCAACGGCCTCTACCACCTGCGGGGGCACCGCTCCGGCTACGACGAGTGGCCCGGCCTCGGTGCTCCGGGCTGGGGTTTCGACGATCTGCTGCCCTATTTCCGCCGCAGCGAGAGCACTCGCGGCCGTGATGCCTCCGTGCGGGGCACGGACGGACCGGTCGTGGTCGCCCCGGTCCCGGAACCCCATCCCCTGGCCACGGCGGGCGTCGACGCCGCGGTGGAGGCCGGGTTCGCACGCGCCGATGACATCGGCAGCGGGCTGGAGACCGGGTTCGGGTGGAGTGACATGAATCTGCCCGGCGGCGCCCGCCAGAGCGCGGCCGACGCCTACCTCCGTCCGTTCCTCGACCGGCCGAACCTGGACGTCGTCACGGACGCGACCGTGCGGCGGCTGCGCACCACCGCGGGCCGCTGCACCGGCGTCGAGTACACCGTCGGTGGGGAGCAGGTGTCCGTCGACAGCTCCGAGGTGGTACTGACCGCGGGAGCCGTCGGTTCCGCACATCTCCTGATGCTGTCAGGGATCGGCCCGGCACAGCACCTTGAGGAACACGGCATCGACGTCGTCGCCGACCTGCCGGGAG from Streptomyces sp. NBC_01478 includes the following:
- a CDS encoding GMC family oxidoreductase, coding for MAKSSYDHVVVGAGTAGCVIASRLSERPGVRVLLLEAGARDATETMASPWGFLGFDPSSLWLSASTVQAGTGRAADVLRGKALGGSSSINGLYHLRGHRSGYDEWPGLGAPGWGFDDLLPYFRRSESTRGRDASVRGTDGPVVVAPVPEPHPLATAGVDAAVEAGFARADDIGSGLETGFGWSDMNLPGGARQSAADAYLRPFLDRPNLDVVTDATVRRLRTTAGRCTGVEYTVGGEQVSVDSSEVVLTAGAVGSAHLLMLSGIGPAQHLEEHGIDVVADLPGVGAHLQDHPMAGVVYEAIQPVPFIPANPPAEMMGLLYSDPAAARPDLQVYIVAAPLPSAWGQPPANGYSIAFAAMAPYSSGTVRLADADPGSAPVVDPGYLSDDRDLEIMRRGLALARRIGEADAFADWRKQEAVPGSGTSGESVDEFIRKATGPYFHFTGTCRMGTDADAVVDPANLRVHGIAGLRVADASVMPSIPSANTNATVYAIAERAAELID